The nucleotide sequence ttagtgctatgaactttcctcttaggactgatttcatagtgtcccataatttcgagtatgttgtttctttattttcattgaattcaaggaagactttaatttctttctttatttcttccttaatccaggtatggttcagtagttggctgttcagtttccatgaccttgtaggctttctgggggtagcattgttgttgaattctaaccttaatccatggtgatctgataagacacaggtggttagtaatatttttttgtaactgtgtaagttagctttgttaccgagtatgtggtcaattttcgagaaggttccatgagctgcagagaagaaggtatattctttcctctttgggtggaataatctatagatgtctgttaagtccatttgcttcattacctccattaattctctaatttctctgttaggtttctgtctgtttgacctgtccattggtgagagaggagtgttgaagtcttcttctattagtgtgtgcggtttgatggctgccttgaattttagcaatgtttcttttacgtacgtgggtgcttttatattaggggcatagatattcaggattgagacttcttcctgatgaattgttcctgttatgagtataaaatgtccctctccatctcttctgattgatttaagtttgaagtcaactttgttagaaattagtatggccacacctgcttgtttcttaggtccatttgcttgataagccttttcccagccctttactctgagtaggtgcctgtctttgtgattgtggtgtgtttcttgtagacagcagaatgttggatcctgttttcgtatccaatctcttagcctgtgcctttttataggtgagttgagtcccttgacattaagtgatattaatgaccagtggttgttaactccagtcagttttttagtagtagggtttgtgtgtttcccttctttgagttgcgctggtgaagggtctctagatgtctgggttattgtggtcattgttggactccttggttagtgattttccttctattattttctgtaaggctggatttgtggctatgtattgtttaaatttgtttttatcctggaaaaattttttttctccatttatagtgaatgaaaccttgtctgggtatagtagtctgggcttgcatccatggtctcttagtttttgcagtacatctatccaggaccttctggctttcatggtttccatagagaagtcaggtgtaagcctgataggtttacctttataagtaacttggcctttttcctttgcggctcttaatattctttctttattctgtatattttgtgttttgattattatatggcgaggagatttttttttgatccagcctatttggggttctgtatgcttcttgaaccttcataggtacatccttcttcaggttgggaaagttttcttctataattttattaagtatattttctggaccgttgagctgcacttcttctccttcttctactccaattattcttaggtttggccttcttattgtgtcccatatttcctgaatgttttgtgatgagagtttgttggacttgctgttttctttgatcagtgcgtttattttctctatgttatcctcagactctgagattctttcttctatctcttgtattctgctggttatgcttgtttctgtagtctctattcgtttacctagattttccatgtccagccggccctctgtttgtgttttcttctttgcctccatttccgttttcaagtcatgaactgtttccattatctgcttgattgtttttccttgctttcctagggtatcattcactgatttactcaattcctcgaactttctgttatatttctcatccatttctataagggcgttttttaaatgctgtttaagagtgtcaatcactttcatgaagtcagttttttctacttcttcttgactaaggtgttcatgtccttctgttgtgaggtcgctggcttctggtggttttgtgttgtttttcagattgttgggtgaattcttgcattggcgtctccccatctcttcctctgaatattctactattgattttcttttacaggatcaggtcttcttgcccactgatgtaccttcaaagtgatgtcactccccagtgatgtttctccttgtgtccagatcggatctccttgctgcttgggtagctcacaaacaaagggcccaccctgcttgctgcaggcaggctaaggagacaaaggagctaccaccttcccctttgccctGCTCTTTGGGTTCGatcccagtgcccaagcaggctgagcagggaggtgctATGCTGCcaaaatgggagggagggagggagacagggggtggggggatctggatgtaagctggatgggataggaggagagagggggtatcgggcagtatagcccctgtaggatgaccaggaagtgtaggcgggctattcccgggtgccgcaggattcactcaccacaatgatgtttcactaggtgccctgatcgaaactccgtgctgcttgtttagctcgcaaacaaagggcccaccctgcttgctgcaggcaggctatggggacaaaggagctgcCTTGCTCCCGTTTGCCCTCTGCTTCGGGTTAGGTCCCtgcgcccaagcaggctgggctgggaggtgctctgccgccaaagaagggagggagggagggagacagggagtgggtggatctggatgtaagctggatgggataggaagagagaggaggtatcgggcagtatagcccctgtaggatgaccaggaagtgtaggtgggctgaTCCCGGGTGCCGCAgaactcactcaccacaatgatgtttcactgggtgcccagatcgaaactccgtgctgcttggttagctcgcaaacaaagggcctaccctTCTTGCTGCAGGCAgactatggggacaaaggagctaccatgCTCCCCTTTGCCTTCTGCTTCGGGTTAGGTCCCAGCGCCCTGAGTTCATATTTTCAACAGCAATTTCACTTCTAGGGGTCAGCACGCACATAGCTCTTCCTTATTATCCAGCTTTGTATCCTTAATGAGCCTCCTTCACTCTTCCCTTTAGAGACCAGGTCTCCCATGGCACACGGGTATCATCAGTGCAGTTCTGCTGACTGCACGGGAGGATCAGAAATCCTGATGCCTTCATATTCCTGTTGCCACAGCCACAAACACATGACCCTGTGCCTTGGTCTTTACCTGGGAGCTATGGATCCCACTAAGGGCCTCATGCTTCTGCAGAAagcattatctatctatctatctatctatctatctatcatctatctatctatcatcatcatctctctGACTATTTACCTATctactgtctgtctatctatctatctatcatcatcatctctctgactatttatctatctactatctactgtctgtctatctatctatctatttatctatcatctatctatcatcatcatctctctgactatttatctatctactgtctatctatctatctatctatctatctatctatctatctatctattatctatgtatctatgcttttctagacaggctttctctgtgtatatttggttgtcatggaactcattttccagaccaggcaggcctcaaactcacagagatctgtatgCCTCAGTGTCCAGAAttcctggattaaaggtgtgtgcgaccGTGCCCTGcttcagaaaacattttatgaTCTATGATTATGTGGAGCCCTATAGATAAGTTTCAAAAAATGTTATAGTTGGGTCACAAAGtaggtcatttttcttttcttagtttttagtttttatttaaagtgtTGTTTGTTATTTCTGTGCATGGTTTCAGGACTGGCTGTTCTTCATTGCACAACCCATTATGGAAGAGGGGCTTCATACCCGGTAAAAGATAGATATCCTTTTCCAAGCTGTCATCAGTTTCTGTAGTTTTCTTCCTGGGGTTGGGCTGtctgcatgttgtgtgtgtgtatatattcccatatatatataagtaCCGATggaacacacacgtgtgtatttgtgcatacatacacacatatttatgtgataataataaagaaaaagaaactataaacTTGAGAGTTGGTCACAGGAGGGGTCTGAGGAAGAGCAGCTGGGAAGgtctggaaggaggaaagagagaaagaacgtgacgtcattctgactggggtaagatggaatttcaCTATAGCTTTGCATTTACTTGATGGCTAATgcatctatatacatatacatgtaaaaagTATACAATAAACAGAccttttaattcagttttttcatccactatattttgatcatgttttctcttCCCTCAACTCATCTCAGATCCTCCCCTCATCTCTGCCTAGAATTTTCTACTTGAGtgttgtatttacatcatttctaccctTCCTCTTTCGCCTCCAACGCTTCTTATGttcctctccagctccatctgaGACTCATGATCTCATCTTCTTcagttattattgttacatatgctcattattattattgttattattattgttttgggacagggtttctttgtgtaccaCTGGAtgctctgaaactcactctgtagaccaggctgggctcaaactcacagagatctgcattcCTCTGCCtgtagagtactgggattaaaggtgtgggccagcaCTGCCCTGCTGCTCACTgacctttcattttctgtgttttcagatCTGTCTGTTCATTTCAGTAGCTCATTCCTTGGTTGggttgtttgatttctttatttctgaagagtcttttaatttggtttattcTTTATACATCCTCTGTCAGTCGTATAGCTAGCAAAGGTTTTGTCCCATTTGTGTGCTATCTCTTCAtttactttccttttctgtcaAGAAGCCTTTTATTTATCTGAGATCACGTTTGTCAATGGCTGACATTGGATGTCGAGGGCCTGGAGTCTTATTCAGAAAGCATTTCCTGTGTCTACATCCTGCAGtgttttcccttatttttcttataatggTTTCAGAATACGGGGTCCTGTATCAAGCTTTAAAATCTAACTGGGAATGATTTTTGGATGCAGCATTTTTTCTCTACCCTTCAATCATCAGTCTTTATTTAATCATTGTCAAAGAGGTTGTTTCTTTCTACACTGCATTTTTGGCTTCTTGTGAGTCAAGTGGTTGTTTCTTTGTGGGTTTATATGTAGGATGTCTGTTGTGGTGACCTGTGTGCTTTTGTCCCTATGGACAAAATTATTCTCACCTAGGGACGAATCCCCTTTATTGTTGTCCAATACAGAATGGTCAACACTGAAATAttatagaaacaacagaaacagccCTATCTGATTGTATCTATatctttttgtgtatgtatatatatacatatatatgtatgtaacaataataagaGAAAATTGGTTATCAATTTGAGAGTGTATGGGTGAACATGAAAAGTAAGGGTTTGAGAAATGTAGttgggagggaatggaaggagaaaaggcagtgagaaagtgatgtaattctattccaattaaatttttttaaaagaaaaatgcaacaAATATTAAACAGCTAGGTTGGTGATACTCCATGGGTGCAACTTCTGATATTACCAGTTGATACAATCCCATAGCCAATTCCCTCAACCTCATGCTCTCTAAACATTCTACTTGTCTTcatcaatgttccctgagccttaggtgcagaagCTGTATTTCATATACAGCCACTGGGACTGGGCCTCACTATTCTGCATTTCgactggttgtggttttctgtaatgatctccattGTCACAAAGAGAAATTTCATTGATGCTGTGTGAGGACTACACTTAGGAGGCCTgcatcctacacaaagaactgtacACAACTAAGGAAAGtcaagagtgggagaaatagtcatCCCCAcgaaagagcacaccaattggttattcaataccaatTGGTCAGCCCCGAGTACATACATAGAGGTAACATTATAGCACCTGAGCAggtattatttatgtatttagggaccacatacacacacacacaaacatacacacacacatgtatgtaacaataattaatgaaaaaagaggccttgaatttgagaaagaaaaaggagaggcaaATACAGGAGGGTTTGAAGGGCAGAATAAAAGGTGGAAATGCTGCAGTTAtatcataatttcaaaaataaagaaataactaaAAACATATTGAAACAGTAAATTAAGACAGCTATGGTATTAGGACATCCACTATAGACCTGTCAGTTATACACTAAAGAGTCCCACTCATGGCAGTACGTTAGGTAGGTAACAGTGATGATAGGAAAATTTATTTGTTCAATGGTTTAAAGACATTCTTTAGGACAGAACAGTTCACAAAAAACAACCCAAGCTCCAAAGGGTATATTAATTTTTGATTAGAAGtattttaatagagaaaaattGAGAAGTAGACCATTGttcaaaatacttaaaatgaattcattttttcCATAGTGTCAACTTTAGTCAGTAGTAAATGTTGAAAGTGTTAAAATTATGAACACAGAGTtgtattcaagaaaaaaaatgttagggctggagagatggctcagcggttaagagcattgcctgctcttccaaaggtcctgagttcaattcccagcaaccacatggtggctcacaaccatctggaatgaagtctatctcttctggcctgcaggcatacacacagacagaatattgtagacataataaataaatacattaaaaaaataaataaatacattaaaaaagaaaaatgttagctGCTTGAATTTTAATAGCAGACAGAATGTCTGGTTTATAACTAGGTCAGAGCAGGTATTTGAGGTCCACATTCAAATTCTTTATTCTCAGGGGAATCATTAAGAAGGTTCAAACCTGAGAAAGTGTGGGTTTCAGTTCAGCCGTGGCGTGCACGTTGTAAACAGTTCATTCTCAGTGccgaaaaggaagaaatgaagtgcAAAATAAGTTTATTATTCTTCATTATTAAAAAAGGGCAGATGGTTGGATAGCATGTTGCCCAAAATGAATTAATTCCCTCCAAtcttggaatttttgtttgtgcATAAAACCCATAAAGGGTGATCAAGTTGTTCAACCAATAGAAGATCCCAAAACAGCTCACCAGCAGCAAGATGCTGTGAGTGGCTCTGAGCTCAGGAGATTGCTGGCTGGAGAGGCTTGGGCTGCGGAGATACTGGGCTCTCTTGTGGTGTCTGTAGAGGAGAATTACCACGTACAGGCTGGTCCACATCATGATGCCCACATATAAGAGATCATGCATGAATATGATACTCAAAAATGATCCTGAATTATTGTTCCCAAAATTCCTGTTTTGACAGTAAGCATGCAAATATCCATTTCCAAGATGAGTAGAAttggttttggctattacaattTCAACCATATATCCATAGATAGCCAGGTTAATGAGCCAGGAGCAAAGTAAAAAAGCAAACATCCACGTTGAGAGTTTGTGCTTAAGCCACACCCACTGAGAATTACTGGGAGTCACGGTGACAGCTTGAAATGTGCTTAGAATACAGGTGGTACTGATGGAGAGACCACGGAAAATTCTGTATATACATGAAAAAACCTTACAGCCGACATCATCCAGAAAATTGGGTACGTCAAAGGTTGCCACGATATCTGGTATCAACGTGAAAATGATAGTCATTATATTAGCTATTGTCAGGTGCAGGAAAAACAGATCTATCAACTTCTTAAAATgaggtttaaagaaaaaagtgtaAATGTATAAAATGAACAGTGATGTGTTCCCTATGACACCAACGCATAATTGAGATATGAGAAGGACACGTAAGACGGAATTATTCATAAGCATGGTGTTCGTCAGATGTGTTATGCCTAGAGTAACAGATAAATGGACTGTATTATAAATCTATTTTTGAAACGGCAATTGGGGAAAAATATAATGATTGCCAGCTCAAGAGCAGAGGTGTTACGTGATGAAATATcaaactcctttctttttttctttctttcttcctttcttttctttttttttttttgtctttttggacAAGGTTTTTCCAAGTATcactagctgttctggaacttgctctgtatcccaggctggtcttgacctcacAGATTCACCTATCTCTGGCTTTTCAGTGCTAAAATTAGAGGCCTGTACCCCCACCGACTTTAGATGTGCCCAAATCCTTTCAAGGTTAGGTCCACAGATGACCTCTTAGCAACTGCGTTCCAGGTATTCTTGACCATCTTAGAGGACAGAATAGTGTTGGAAAGTAGGCAGTCGAATCGACCCGATACCCTGAATACTGTTATGTCAGACAGAAGGATGTGTTGACCTAGGTGAAAGCCAAATTTACATGttataagaattttaaaagttgtgtatttttgtgtatgggcactttgcctgcatgtctgtgcactctATGTTttcctgagaattgaaccctggcactctggaagagcaacaacaGTCTTTAACTGTGAAGCCATCCCTCCAAGCCCCAGGAttttcattcatcagttgatatTGTTTCCATGTTTATAAC is from Microtus pennsylvanicus isolate mMicPen1 chromosome 1, mMicPen1.hap1, whole genome shotgun sequence and encodes:
- the LOC142842045 gene encoding vomeronasal type-1 receptor 4-like translates to MLMNNSVLRVLLISQLCVGVIGNTSLFILYIYTFFFKPHFKKLIDLFFLHLTIANIMTIIFTLIPDIVATFDVPNFLDDVGCKVFSCIYRIFRGLSISTTCILSTFQAVTVTPSNSQWVWLKHKLSTWMFAFLLCSWLINLAIYGYMVEIVIAKTNSTHLGNGYLHAYCQNRNFGNNNSGSFLSIIFMHDLLYVGIMMWTSLYVVILLYRHHKRAQYLRSPSLSSQQSPELRATHSILLLVSCFGIFYWLNNLITLYGFYAQTKIPRLEGINSFWATCYPTICPFLIMKNNKLILHFISSFSALRMNCLQRARHG